The Peribacillus simplex genome contains a region encoding:
- a CDS encoding MBL fold metallo-hydrolase, with product MQTLQHLSKHIAYLPPVQETDRPVLAAVTGDKKTLIIDAGNSVRHARLFKEELLRNDISGNFLVLTHSHWDHVFGLENIEIPVICQEITYTNIKDMQQLSWEDQALDQRVEEGTEIPFCADVIKLEHGTNREITFPLPDMIFEKTMTIDLGNITCIIEHVGGDHAKDSCIIYVQEEKTLFLGDCLYANLYAEKWNYTAEQASLLIKKIEAYDAETYILSHHARPCSRQEMEAELKLMKECARTVVKHLGNRDLMEQELAEELKRDLTEDELETVGFFVNGYVE from the coding sequence ATGCAAACATTACAGCACCTATCGAAACATATTGCCTACCTGCCGCCAGTTCAGGAAACGGATCGCCCGGTACTTGCCGCCGTGACGGGAGATAAGAAAACGCTCATCATCGATGCCGGTAACTCAGTCAGGCATGCAAGGCTCTTTAAGGAAGAATTGCTTCGGAACGATATAAGCGGGAATTTCCTCGTTCTTACCCATTCACACTGGGACCATGTATTCGGACTGGAGAATATCGAGATTCCGGTGATTTGTCAGGAAATAACATACACGAACATTAAAGATATGCAGCAGCTTTCATGGGAAGATCAAGCCCTTGATCAACGGGTTGAAGAAGGGACGGAGATTCCATTTTGCGCCGATGTAATCAAATTGGAACATGGGACGAATAGAGAGATTACCTTCCCCCTGCCGGATATGATCTTTGAAAAAACGATGACCATCGATCTCGGCAATATAACCTGTATCATTGAACATGTTGGCGGCGACCATGCCAAGGATTCCTGCATCATTTATGTACAAGAAGAAAAAACATTATTTCTGGGAGACTGCCTTTATGCCAATCTTTATGCTGAAAAATGGAATTATACGGCTGAACAGGCTTCGCTGCTCATTAAGAAAATTGAAGCCTATGATGCCGAAACATATATACTCTCCCATCATGCCCGGCCTTGCTCGAGACAGGAGATGGAGGCGGAGTTAAAGCTAATGAAAGAATGTGCCAGAACCGTGGTCAAGCATCTGGGAAACCGAGATTTAATGGAGCAGGAATTGGCTGAAGAATTAAAGCGGGATTTAACGGAGGACGAGCTCGAAACGGTTGGATTTTTCGTAAATGGGTATGTTGAGTGA
- a CDS encoding PspA/IM30 family protein encodes MGNLFSRMKQTISADFHDLLDKKEQKNPIGMLNQYLRQCEQETEKVGKLLERQYLLKEEFTREYNQAQNLAEKRKHQAEIAKQSGETDLMEFAVKESLHYEERALSLKEAHKSAEVQLAELERKYEEMKHKLKDMHLKRLELMGRENIARANNRINRVLDGGRSESKPVAMFEEMEHYIDRIEHQVHTDYNRHTIDARIVQLEKELEQKEA; translated from the coding sequence ATGGGTAATTTATTTTCAAGAATGAAACAAACGATTTCAGCGGATTTTCACGACTTGTTGGATAAAAAGGAGCAAAAAAATCCAATCGGAATGTTAAATCAATATTTGCGTCAATGTGAGCAGGAGACAGAAAAGGTCGGTAAGCTGCTTGAACGTCAATATCTTCTGAAAGAAGAGTTTACGCGGGAATATAATCAAGCGCAAAATCTGGCTGAAAAACGTAAGCATCAGGCTGAGATTGCCAAGCAGTCGGGAGAAACGGATTTAATGGAGTTTGCTGTAAAGGAAAGCCTGCACTATGAAGAGCGAGCGCTAAGTTTGAAGGAGGCGCATAAAAGTGCAGAGGTTCAGTTGGCTGAACTGGAGCGGAAATATGAAGAAATGAAGCATAAGCTGAAGGATATGCATCTAAAGCGTCTGGAGCTGATGGGCAGGGAAAATATTGCCCGGGCAAACAACCGGATCAATCGGGTTTTGGATGGGGGCAGATCCGAATCCAAACCGGTAGCGATGTTTGAAGAAATGGAGCATTATATCGATCGAATCGAGCACCAGGTCCATACTGATTATAATCGGCATACGATCGATGCAAGGATTGTCCAGCTTGAAAAAGAATTGGAACAGAAAGAAGCGTAA
- the kynA gene encoding tryptophan 2,3-dioxygenase produces the protein MDNNEQTITGLEKEIQTDFQKSMSYGDYLHLDKILTSQHRCSDHHDEMLFIIIHQASELWMKLILHELTAATESIRQNKLEPSFKMLSRVSRIQQQLIQSWNVLSTLTPAEYMEFRDKLGQSSGFQSYQNRLIEFALGNKNVHTLSVYQHQTDLYEQMQQALHEPSIYDAAINALVARGLPIDQEAISRDWSQRYEPNASVEEAWLTVYRDVEQYWDLYELGEKLVDIGHQQQLWRFNHMTTVERIIGNKQGTGGSSGVTYLKRALDQHFFPELWSLRTKL, from the coding sequence ATGGATAACAATGAACAAACAATAACTGGTCTAGAGAAAGAAATTCAAACCGATTTTCAAAAATCGATGTCTTACGGAGATTATCTCCACCTTGATAAGATTTTAACTAGTCAACATAGATGTTCCGATCATCATGATGAAATGCTATTCATCATTATCCATCAAGCGAGTGAGCTATGGATGAAGCTCATTTTACATGAGTTGACGGCAGCAACTGAGTCCATCCGCCAAAACAAGTTGGAACCTTCGTTTAAAATGCTGTCACGCGTTTCGAGGATCCAGCAGCAATTGATCCAGTCATGGAATGTCCTTTCAACTTTGACGCCGGCTGAATACATGGAGTTCAGGGATAAACTGGGACAATCTTCCGGATTCCAATCTTATCAGAATCGTTTGATTGAATTTGCATTAGGAAACAAAAATGTCCATACGCTATCAGTCTATCAGCACCAAACTGATTTATACGAGCAAATGCAGCAGGCCCTTCATGAGCCAAGTATTTATGACGCGGCGATCAATGCCCTTGTGGCGCGCGGATTACCTATTGATCAAGAAGCCATCAGCAGGGATTGGTCACAAAGATATGAACCAAATGCCAGTGTAGAAGAGGCGTGGCTGACAGTTTACCGCGATGTTGAGCAATATTGGGACTTATATGAGCTGGGCGAGAAGTTAGTGGACATTGGCCATCAACAGCAATTATGGCGTTTTAATCATATGACCACAGTGGAAAGAATTATTGGTAATAAACAAGGTACCGGCGGATCATCAGGTGTAACGTATTTAAAAAGAGCACTTGATCAACACTTCTTCCCGGAACTATGGAGTCTAAGAACGAAGCTATAA
- the kynB gene encoding arylformamidase: MGTWIDISQRLDENVAVWPGDTPFSYKVNWSKEESGSVNVGQINMSIHTGTHIDAPFHFDDNGKRVIDLDLDLYMGSARVIHLPNKASIGVNELSSIDLQGVTRLLIRTDAWKNRSVFPQTIPHIQPELAAYLSEHGVRLIGLDLPSVDPLDSKELSAHHELAGHGIHILEGLVLDGIGPGNYELAALPLPLVEADGSPVRAVLKKLP, encoded by the coding sequence ATGGGGACATGGATTGATATTTCACAACGTCTGGATGAAAACGTTGCAGTTTGGCCTGGAGATACACCTTTCTCATACAAAGTCAATTGGAGTAAGGAAGAAAGTGGATCTGTCAATGTAGGTCAAATCAATATGAGTATCCACACCGGTACCCATATTGATGCTCCTTTTCATTTTGATGACAATGGAAAAAGAGTGATTGATTTGGATCTCGATTTATATATGGGAAGTGCCCGAGTCATCCATTTACCTAACAAGGCAAGCATCGGTGTCAATGAATTATCCAGTATAGACCTGCAAGGCGTTACCCGTCTGCTAATTCGGACGGATGCTTGGAAGAATCGGAGTGTGTTTCCACAAACGATTCCTCATATCCAACCAGAATTAGCGGCATATCTTTCAGAACACGGCGTTCGTCTTATTGGTCTTGATTTACCTTCAGTAGATCCCTTGGATAGTAAAGAACTGTCTGCACATCATGAACTTGCCGGTCATGGAATTCACATTTTGGAAGGTCTTGTACTGGACGGTATAGGACCGGGTAATTATGAGTTGGCTGCCCTTCCTCTTCCATTAGTTGAAGCAGATGGAAGTCCGGTACGTGCTGTTTTGAAAAAGTTACCCTAA
- a CDS encoding LysE family translocator, with protein MENFYLFIIMCILLIILPGPDTAIATRNTVTVGTSGGFKTMFGTCCALLIHTSAAVFGLSAIIVKSALLFSIFKYVGAVYLVYLGFKTLWGLRNKQVAAAAETPVKSKYENQSCFKQGFLTNLLNPKVAVFFLTFLPQFVNPGNDTFLPFLIMGMTYTVLTALWFVFYIYLLNQISAFMKKPRTQAIFEGITGTVLIGFGIKLALEKAHN; from the coding sequence ATGGAAAACTTTTATTTGTTCATCATCATGTGTATCCTTCTCATCATCTTACCTGGTCCAGATACAGCAATAGCCACAAGGAATACCGTTACCGTGGGAACGTCGGGAGGTTTTAAAACGATGTTCGGCACATGCTGTGCCCTGCTTATTCATACATCAGCTGCCGTGTTCGGACTTTCAGCAATCATTGTGAAATCCGCATTACTATTTTCCATCTTCAAATATGTCGGTGCCGTTTACTTGGTATATCTAGGCTTCAAGACCCTATGGGGATTAAGGAATAAGCAAGTGGCCGCAGCGGCAGAAACGCCCGTCAAAAGTAAGTACGAAAACCAGTCTTGCTTTAAGCAAGGGTTCCTTACCAACCTGCTGAACCCTAAAGTGGCCGTCTTCTTTTTAACGTTTCTGCCTCAGTTCGTGAATCCAGGGAATGATACGTTTTTACCGTTCCTGATCATGGGCATGACGTATACCGTGTTAACTGCGTTGTGGTTTGTATTTTATATCTATCTGTTGAACCAGATCAGTGCTTTTATGAAAAAGCCTAGAACCCAAGCTATCTTCGAGGGTATAACCGGGACGGTCTTGATTGGTTTCGGGATAAAGCTAGCCCTGGAAAAAGCTCATAATTAA
- a CDS encoding amino acid permease, whose amino-acid sequence MENKNTQLNFKDEPEKGLKRELETNQLSMIAMGCAIGTGLFLGSGLAIQAAGPSVLLSYALGAFIVLLLMGCLAEMTVAHPTSGSFGAIAEKYMTPMAGYLVRYSYWIANVLAVGVEVSAVSVYMKYWFPTVPGIVWILLFAGALIYVNATSVNTFATFEYWFSFIKISAIVGFILLGSYVLFGSSDQPHIGPENFVNEGGFFPFGGWGMWVAVFISLFSFLGTEMIAVTSGEAKDPDAAVPKALKATVFRLSTFYVLTIGIMLMIVPWKTAGIEESPFVKVMEILNIPGASGIMNFIILTAALSAMNAQLYASTRMMFSLARGKHAPSFLGKLNKRGVPGKALAVSTTGIFIAAGVHALLPGSSYAFMMGISMFGAMFTWLMIFISHLFFRVKWEKTGGRKLPVRMIGFPYLTILGAVLLFSLMITTWFTDFKIMLQFGIPWLLFLAVAYLVSKRRNINHNVMEESLEKKIE is encoded by the coding sequence ATGGAGAACAAAAATACTCAATTGAACTTTAAAGATGAGCCAGAAAAAGGATTAAAACGTGAGCTGGAAACAAATCAGCTTTCAATGATTGCAATGGGCTGTGCCATCGGGACAGGGCTATTCCTTGGCAGCGGGCTTGCCATTCAAGCGGCAGGACCAAGTGTATTGCTCAGCTATGCACTCGGGGCGTTCATTGTTTTACTGTTGATGGGCTGTTTAGCCGAAATGACGGTTGCCCATCCCACTTCCGGATCTTTTGGGGCCATTGCTGAAAAGTACATGACTCCGATGGCAGGCTATCTTGTCCGCTATTCATATTGGATTGCCAATGTTTTGGCTGTTGGGGTTGAGGTAAGTGCAGTCAGCGTGTATATGAAGTATTGGTTTCCGACCGTGCCGGGAATCGTATGGATTTTGCTGTTTGCAGGTGCCCTGATTTATGTAAATGCTACTAGCGTGAATACATTCGCTACATTTGAGTATTGGTTCTCCTTCATTAAAATAAGTGCCATTGTTGGTTTCATCCTTCTTGGATCCTATGTACTATTCGGTTCATCCGATCAGCCACATATAGGACCTGAGAATTTCGTAAATGAAGGCGGTTTTTTCCCATTTGGCGGATGGGGAATGTGGGTAGCCGTATTTATTTCTTTATTCAGCTTTCTTGGAACCGAAATGATAGCGGTTACATCAGGAGAGGCAAAAGATCCTGATGCAGCTGTTCCAAAAGCCTTAAAAGCGACCGTGTTCCGTTTATCCACCTTCTATGTGCTGACAATCGGCATCATGTTGATGATCGTTCCGTGGAAAACGGCTGGGATCGAGGAAAGTCCATTCGTCAAAGTAATGGAAATCTTGAACATTCCTGGTGCATCCGGGATCATGAACTTTATTATTTTAACTGCTGCATTATCTGCCATGAATGCTCAGCTCTATGCTTCAACACGTATGATGTTTTCATTGGCGCGCGGAAAACATGCACCTAGCTTTTTAGGAAAGTTAAACAAAAGGGGCGTTCCGGGAAAAGCACTTGCTGTCTCTACAACCGGGATTTTCATTGCGGCAGGCGTTCATGCGCTACTTCCAGGTTCATCCTATGCATTCATGATGGGGATCTCCATGTTCGGTGCCATGTTCACATGGCTCATGATCTTCATTTCCCATTTGTTTTTCAGGGTTAAATGGGAGAAAACCGGAGGACGCAAATTACCTGTAAGGATGATCGGTTTTCCTTATTTAACGATACTGGGAGCCGTTCTTCTATTCAGCTTAATGATTACAACATGGTTTACGGATTTCAAGATCATGCTTCAATTCGGGATACCTTGGTTACTATTTTTAGCTGTTGCTTATTTAGTTTCAAAAAGAAGAAATATTAACCATAATGTAATGGAAGAATCCCTGGAAAAGAAGATAGAATAG
- the kynU gene encoding kynureninase: protein MVSEYTLDHAKQMDEKDTLKGFREEFYLKPDSIYMDGNSLGLLSKRAERTLLESLEDWKEHGIDGWTQGNHPWFFMAEKLGAKMAPLVGASPEEVIVTGSTTVNLHQLVATFYKPEGTRTKILADELTFPTDIYALQSQLRTHGYDPETDLIRVKSSDGRFLEEDDIIEAMTDDIALIILPTVLYRSGQILDMKRLTAEAHKRGIVIGFDGCHSIGAIPHSFSEWDVDFAYWCNYKHLNGGPGGVGGLYVNRKHFGTMPGLAGWFGSKKDKQFDMEHTLTPAESAGAYQIGTPHVLSCAPLIGSLDIFIEAGIENIREKSLKINQYLMDLVESELADMGFYIGTPREDIRRGGHVSLEHKEAARICKALKENGVIPDFRAPNIIRLAPVALYTSYAEVWEVVQILKKIMSEKQYEKFKNEREVVA, encoded by the coding sequence ATGGTTTCTGAATACACATTGGATCACGCTAAACAAATGGATGAGAAAGATACTCTGAAAGGTTTTCGAGAAGAGTTTTATTTAAAGCCGGATTCCATCTATATGGATGGAAATTCATTGGGACTTCTTTCTAAAAGGGCTGAACGCACTCTTTTGGAATCTTTGGAAGATTGGAAGGAACATGGGATTGATGGATGGACTCAAGGGAATCACCCATGGTTTTTCATGGCTGAGAAATTGGGCGCGAAAATGGCCCCATTGGTCGGAGCTTCTCCCGAGGAAGTTATCGTAACCGGCTCCACAACTGTAAATTTGCATCAGCTTGTTGCCACTTTTTATAAGCCTGAAGGTACGCGCACAAAAATTTTAGCAGATGAATTAACATTTCCGACTGATATATATGCTCTTCAAAGTCAGCTGCGTACACATGGATACGATCCGGAAACCGATCTCATCCGCGTCAAAAGCTCGGATGGCAGATTCCTTGAAGAGGATGACATCATCGAAGCAATGACCGATGACATCGCTTTGATCATCTTGCCAACAGTCCTGTATCGCAGCGGTCAAATATTGGATATGAAACGTCTAACTGCTGAAGCTCATAAAAGAGGAATAGTAATCGGATTTGACGGATGTCATTCTATCGGTGCGATTCCGCATTCATTCAGCGAATGGGATGTGGATTTTGCGTATTGGTGCAATTATAAACATTTGAATGGCGGCCCTGGCGGTGTTGGCGGTTTATATGTAAATCGAAAACATTTTGGAACGATGCCTGGATTGGCTGGATGGTTCGGCTCCAAAAAAGATAAACAATTCGATATGGAACATACGTTGACACCAGCTGAATCAGCAGGCGCGTATCAAATCGGCACGCCGCATGTGTTAAGTTGTGCACCTTTGATTGGGTCTTTGGACATTTTTATTGAAGCGGGAATCGAGAATATTCGCGAAAAATCCCTGAAAATCAATCAATATTTAATGGATTTAGTAGAATCCGAATTGGCAGACATGGGATTTTACATTGGAACTCCTAGAGAGGACATACGCCGCGGAGGTCATGTAAGCCTCGAGCATAAAGAAGCTGCACGGATATGCAAGGCATTGAAAGAGAACGGTGTCATTCCCGATTTCCGGGCACCTAACATCATTCGTCTCGCTCCGGTTGCACTATATACTTCCTACGCAGAAGTTTGGGAAGTTGTACAAATACTCAAGAAAATCATGTCAGAAAAACAATATGAAAAATTCAAGAATGAGCGTGAAGTGGTCGCATAA
- a CDS encoding sensor histidine kinase codes for MSILTRQILTALGVAFVLSLALPAAVFFIFPLSDWSLLWEKMVMGLPFVIFLPSLVMTVGLIYGVVSGMFWKRQLERVDEGLHLLEQGRLPSQQETYPVQEMAKMAERMQLIHKQINEQTKLSQKMANEKAIDQEKQIQEIVSQERNRLARELHDSVSQQLFAASMFMSAITESQSDMEKTEMKQFKVVEEMIHQSQLEMRALLLHLRPVALKGKSLHEGMKELLLELAQKVTMDINWKMEPVTLDKGIEDHLFRILQESISNTLRHAKANSLEVLLIVRDGMIILRITDDGIGFNVEESKTGSYGLQNMHERAVELGGTMQLVSVPNKGTKLEVKIPLLNAGGDHDD; via the coding sequence ATGAGCATACTGACACGGCAGATATTGACTGCCCTTGGTGTTGCTTTCGTTCTTTCCCTTGCCTTGCCGGCGGCGGTTTTCTTCATCTTCCCTTTATCCGACTGGAGCTTATTGTGGGAGAAAATGGTCATGGGATTACCCTTCGTCATATTCCTGCCAAGCCTGGTCATGACGGTAGGGCTGATTTATGGAGTCGTTTCGGGAATGTTTTGGAAGAGGCAGCTCGAAAGGGTGGATGAAGGGCTGCATTTACTTGAACAGGGCCGCTTACCTTCGCAACAGGAAACGTATCCGGTCCAAGAGATGGCTAAAATGGCGGAACGGATGCAACTGATCCATAAGCAAATCAATGAGCAGACAAAATTATCGCAAAAAATGGCGAATGAAAAGGCCATTGATCAGGAGAAACAGATCCAGGAAATCGTTTCCCAGGAACGAAACCGTTTGGCGCGGGAGCTGCATGATTCGGTCAGCCAGCAATTGTTTGCAGCTTCGATGTTCATGTCGGCCATCACCGAATCACAATCCGATATGGAAAAAACGGAAATGAAACAATTCAAGGTAGTGGAAGAAATGATCCATCAATCCCAGCTTGAGATGAGGGCGTTATTGCTTCACTTGAGACCTGTTGCATTAAAGGGAAAATCTTTGCATGAAGGAATGAAGGAGCTTCTTTTGGAATTGGCCCAAAAAGTGACGATGGATATAAATTGGAAGATGGAGCCTGTCACTCTGGATAAGGGGATTGAGGACCATCTGTTTCGGATTTTACAAGAATCGATTTCCAATACACTGAGACATGCAAAAGCGAATTCGCTTGAAGTGTTATTGATCGTTCGTGATGGGATGATCATTTTACGGATAACGGATGACGGCATCGGCTTTAACGTCGAGGAGTCGAAAACGGGATCATATGGTCTGCAAAACATGCATGAACGGGCTGTTGAATTAGGCGGAACGATGCAACTTGTAAGCGTTCCGAATAAAGGAACGAAACTTGAAGTGAAAATCCCATTATTAAATGCTGGAGGTGATCATGATGATTAA
- a CDS encoding TetR/AcrR family transcriptional regulator: MENGKVGDKRHLRSIMTRQKLLEAAKETFLEEGYQAALISQMIKRANIGYGTAYVHFKGKEDLLIVLMENVMEQFYEIAETSFFPKSKDEAKHIINRQANAFLKMAEAERNMMQVFEQAIGISTIISDKWKAIRMKFIQRISKDVAYAQQNGLARAELNHELVARGWFFTNEMYLWEIVRNEHQSSVEEIAQTITSVYVEGLYL, translated from the coding sequence ATGGAGAATGGCAAAGTAGGGGATAAACGGCATTTACGCTCGATCATGACACGGCAAAAGTTATTAGAAGCTGCAAAAGAAACATTTCTTGAAGAAGGTTATCAAGCTGCGCTTATTTCCCAAATGATCAAAAGGGCAAACATCGGATACGGAACGGCATATGTTCATTTTAAAGGGAAAGAGGATCTGTTAATTGTATTAATGGAAAATGTAATGGAGCAATTTTATGAAATTGCCGAGACCTCTTTCTTTCCAAAATCAAAAGACGAAGCAAAACATATCATAAACAGACAAGCTAATGCTTTTTTGAAAATGGCAGAAGCTGAACGCAATATGATGCAAGTTTTCGAACAGGCCATTGGGATCTCAACCATTATTTCAGATAAATGGAAAGCGATCCGCATGAAGTTCATTCAGCGCATTTCAAAGGACGTCGCCTATGCACAGCAAAATGGGCTGGCAAGAGCTGAACTAAACCATGAACTTGTGGCAAGAGGGTGGTTTTTCACAAATGAAATGTATCTATGGGAAATTGTCCGAAACGAACATCAAAGTTCTGTCGAAGAAATTGCCCAAACCATCACCTCAGTTTACGTCGAAGGCTTGTATTTGTAA
- the liaF gene encoding cell wall-active antibiotics response protein LiaF translates to MLNKMKTDYMGWILLIGVVLIFFEISFTGGGLLFSLAFSIGCIYLGRKFTKRTIGKILFFIGLISLIINVLNMFVFKFFLMAILIYLLFLYYQSKKNPDWVSPILTNDDSDEEKINKERLLKTDYLFKNKLFGHQQTAEHVYEWNSVNVQGGVGDTVIDLSKTILPKGDAVISIRNIIGNITVLVPYGIEIRVHHSVIAGRARIFENKPESRVFNQIYSYQTEGFNETDHKVHIITSILVGDLEVKRI, encoded by the coding sequence ATGTTGAACAAGATGAAGACGGACTATATGGGATGGATACTTCTCATCGGAGTCGTCCTGATTTTTTTTGAGATTTCATTTACGGGTGGAGGTCTCCTTTTTTCCCTCGCTTTTTCAATAGGATGCATCTATTTAGGCAGGAAATTCACAAAACGGACAATCGGGAAAATCCTATTTTTCATAGGGTTGATTTCCCTTATCATCAATGTCTTGAATATGTTCGTCTTTAAATTTTTCCTTATGGCGATCCTCATTTATCTTTTGTTTTTATATTATCAGTCCAAAAAGAATCCTGATTGGGTCAGTCCCATTTTAACCAATGATGATTCGGACGAAGAAAAGATCAATAAGGAACGATTGCTGAAAACCGATTATCTATTTAAAAATAAGTTGTTTGGTCATCAACAGACGGCCGAGCATGTATATGAATGGAATTCCGTGAATGTTCAGGGCGGGGTCGGTGATACGGTTATCGATTTAAGCAAAACGATTTTACCGAAAGGCGACGCTGTCATTTCCATCAGGAATATCATTGGCAATATCACTGTGCTTGTACCGTATGGCATCGAAATCAGGGTCCATCATTCTGTCATTGCCGGCAGGGCGCGGATTTTTGAAAATAAGCCTGAATCCAGGGTCTTTAATCAAATTTATTCCTACCAAACGGAAGGGTTCAATGAAACGGATCACAAGGTCCATATCATCACATCAATCTTAGTTGGCGATTTAGAGGTGAAGCGGATATGA
- a CDS encoding response regulator transcription factor — protein sequence MIKVLFVDDHEMVRIGVSAYLSAQSDIEVIGEADNGLKAVELAMELRPDIILMDLVMPEMDGIEATKRIIEKWPEAKIIIVTSFLDDEKVYPALEAGATSYMLKTSKASEIARAVRSTFQGQSVLEPEVTGKMMEKLRRPKVTQLHDQLTNREMEILLLMTQGKTNQEIADELYIALKTAKVHVSNILSKLAVQDRTQAVIYAFKHSLVQEEE from the coding sequence ATGATTAAAGTATTATTTGTCGATGACCATGAAATGGTAAGGATAGGGGTATCGGCTTATTTATCCGCACAATCGGATATCGAAGTGATCGGGGAAGCGGACAATGGCTTGAAAGCTGTCGAACTGGCAATGGAATTGCGTCCGGATATCATTTTGATGGATTTGGTGATGCCGGAAATGGACGGCATAGAAGCGACGAAACGAATTATCGAAAAATGGCCTGAAGCAAAGATCATCATTGTGACAAGCTTCCTGGATGATGAAAAGGTGTACCCGGCATTGGAAGCCGGAGCGACTAGCTATATGTTGAAAACATCAAAGGCCAGCGAGATTGCGAGAGCCGTCCGTTCCACTTTCCAGGGACAAAGTGTACTTGAACCTGAAGTGACGGGAAAAATGATGGAGAAGTTGCGTCGCCCAAAGGTCACCCAGCTTCATGATCAATTGACAAACCGTGAAATGGAAATTTTGCTGCTGATGACACAAGGGAAAACGAATCAGGAAATTGCCGATGAACTATACATAGCCCTGAAAACAGCCAAAGTGCATGTCAGCAATATATTAAGTAAGCTTGCCGTACAGGACCGCACGCAAGCAGTGATTTACGCATTTAAACATTCGCTCGTTCAAGAAGAAGAGTAA